Below is a genomic region from Dioscorea cayenensis subsp. rotundata cultivar TDr96_F1 chromosome 14, TDr96_F1_v2_PseudoChromosome.rev07_lg8_w22 25.fasta, whole genome shotgun sequence.
TTGGTGAGGTAAGTCTTTAGTGATTGGTGAAACCTGCTCctaatcatcaataaagttttttttttcctccaaaatttCATTGCTTGTTGGGGATGATTAGTTTGTTGTTAACACATAATAAGCTATGGTTAATGTGGCTTGATTACACCAGCAATATATACTGCATTTACTAGGGTAATGGAGGAGGTCTTTAGTGTTTCACTTGATTAGCATGTTTTTAGACCTTCAGATTTGGAGTAAGCTGTAATAGAAAGTTTATTGCTGTTTGTGGTTGCCCACAGTGATCAGTCTATGTTTGCCAGGTAATTTCCATGTAAAGTGCTAATTTTAGTGaagaaataacttaaaaattgaaaCCTACTGAATTATTATTATCTGCAGAATGTCAAGATGTTGTATTGTGAGGGCTAGTCTTTTTGCATTTGTCATCTTGATTTTTGGTCTTGTCACATTGGTAGTTGGGCCTATGATTAAGAGGTTTATTGGCCTTGAGCATATGGTTGGTGAGGTTTGCTGTCATGAGTTTCCTTAACTTCTTTGTAATTGGCTGTACCATTATTGTTTGTCTAAATGTGATAAACTTGTATCAAAATGACTCGGGATCATTGGTCAATTACATTTTTGAATGTAgttatcatcattattaatcAGTAGAACTTGAGTCTTCATTCTATCTTTTTGGTCAATTATGCTCATTATTAGATAAGAGCCTGCCTTATTCTTTTGTAAATCTAACCATCCAGTTTATTTTGATGAATGCAAATCCAGCGTCTTGTGGATTAATGCTTTTAATGTTTTAGTTCATCATATTGAGAATCTTGGGATGATGATTGATTGAAATTTTGGAAACTAGTTTGGTTCCCTCATCTCCCATAAAATGCAATTCCACAAATTGACTTTTCAGAATATTCCTCGGGCCAGCTAAAATTGTTTTTGGGAATATTTCCTTCTATTTCCTTGCAGCTATGAGATCGACAATAGGAATAACCACCGCTGATTATTCCcgtaaatcaaataatatttttactctCTGTACCTTCAGATGGAGCTGtgcatacaattttttttatcttaacaTTGGCATGCATCTTTGACTCTTTTGTTGAGCCATGCATTAATCATGATGGAACAACAAatcaatatttctttttcataattatggctctttaaattttctttagGCACGGACTtcttatttcttaaaaataatttgattgaaCTGGTTAGGTTATGGGTCTTAGTATCATACCCGTAATTTGTATTGTTCTCTACTTTTTGAAGAACTTTCCAGTTAATGGCATTAAAAGACATCACATTCATTTGATTGAACATACAAAGCATGGGTCTTTGTATGGAGCAGcctaatttttatcattttaattttccaGTGAATGGCATTAAATGATACTTTGCTTAGCATGCCTAACAAGCCACCCCATATTTACTGACTCATTTCACGTTCATGATAAATGATCCATAATAATTGTTTGCTTATCATTAATAATCTTCGTGGGTAAGGAATTGACTCTCCATTGTCTGGACATCTCTTAATAAAAGTACTTAATGCCCAAAGATAACACTATTTAGCATAAAATTTTAGAGAATGCAAATCTCAAGATATTGCCTTGGTACCAgggcttgcttctttgatctgCGGTCCTTGTGTGTATAACTGTCACTCGTTAGTATCTCATAATAGGATGTAGGTTCTCCACTTTGGCTTCTTATAAACTTTACTTGTTTTGGGCTTTATATaatcttttatctttcttttttttaatcacattCCTTGGTAGAGCATTGATGAATTAGTTGATTTCTGGTGTTCAGATTCATCTTGTTCGTGATGATGGCATATTGCCTCATTGTTGTAGATATTGTATGTTAGTGTCTGCTAAAACTTTCATTTCTTTCTGTTTGGAGAGTTCAATTGACATTAAACAATTCCATTTCTTTTCTATTCAGAGAGTTCAATTGACATTGAATAATGTTTGATATAATCCTGCAGGAACTTGGTTTCTTAGAGGAGCAGATACAATCCTCTGATGCCTTGACTGAGATGAGTCAGGGCCAGTGGGAAGGTTGTCTCCGCTCGGATATCTACACCCTTGAAATGGTCAGTTTGATCGAAAGAACCCAGCCTGATTTCCTACCACCTTCAGGTGAATCACTCAGACAGGTGGAATTTCGAATGATCGAATTCCTAAATAAAACTGTACTGGGACTGCCCCAAAGGCTGACAAGTGGGGATGCACTAATGCACCAGAATGATGCCAAAGGATTTTCACGCCACAGCTCGACCAATTCTGTACAAGAACGAGATACTGCTCACATGGATCTGGTTCATAGGCTCAACCGACCGGGAATGCAGAGGAAGATATCTGGCAAAAGCCGACTTCAGTTTATGACAACAGGAGAAAATGATATGGAAGACGAATTCTCTCCTAGAGAAGCCATTCAGAGTACCGGCAGAAACCCTGCTACTTCCATTGGTATTTTCACTCATGCAACCCCAATCAAATGCCTTCTTACCGGCATTCTAAATTGCAGCCCCGTGATGTCTCAGAAGTTATGTGTTGATGATTCTTCGATCACAGTCCTGCAGCACTCCCTTAGAACAGGATGGCAGGTAAAGAGGCTAAATGATACTGCACATCTGAGGCTTCTCTAAACATACATACACAACAAGCAGCTTCTTCGAATTTGGATCAGTTCAATGCTGATTGACGAAACGGTTTTGTTTTAAACCCGGTGCTTCAATGAACAAAACAACATTATCAGTGCTACACAGATGAGCCCGGAAAAGGAAGGTGAGATCTCTTGTATTTGTTGcatttattattgtaatgttTCCATAAACTATcatcagataaaaaaatataaaaaaaaagaaaattttcccaTTCTCAGTTCCAGAATTGAAGATGCTGGAGCTGGTGTGTAACTATTATATTTCTCATTGTTTGATTTATGGGGAATTCATTTCAAGTGATGAGTGCCATTTCAGCTGAAAGTTTCAGGCTTCCATCTTGTGAACTCTAATTGTTAGATACCATACCAGTACTACTTTTTAGTTCCTTATCATGCAACATATCTTTGTTGTCTGGTTTCATGCACCCCATGTTATTACTTCATTTGCTGATGCCCCATTTTTGTCCCCCATTTGGtattatttgataaatgattttccattttgcttctttttttcttttccttttttcatatatattacataatatttatgtcattcatgtttgattttccaatatatacaaattatacagtgaaaaaaattatattttataaaagttaGAGTAGGGTgtagatttatttatatttatgtacaGTGTAACACAGTGTATAAAACCAGGGACTTGTCTGGTTGAAGAACCCGGCAAGATGAGCTCTTATCTAAATATATATCCTCCACCAAATCTGATCTCAGCAAAGCGATAGAATAGTTCTtcactaaacaaaaacaacccaaaaatgCATTATGCATGTAGAGAAAGACAAGAAAATCATCTAGCATTTCTAGAGCAATCTGTTTGTCTACAAATCTCATTTAGTTCCTTTTCAAAGCCACAAACCCTTCACAATTATTAAGCAAGCTAGTTGTGTCAATAGGTGGATCAAATTTCCACAAGATGTTGATTGTTTGCCACCCTGGAAAGCAATTGCATGAAAAGCTAGTGGCCAACAACACACAAAGGCAAAAAAGAATTGAATGAATACAATAGACTTTAATCATTCTACCCCATACTCTATAGATGGTCTATGTGGGGATCATCCCTTTAATAAAGTCAAGAAGGAATCTGAATTAATAGATTAAAAAGAAAGCCAATAGATGAACCATGTTCCATAGCTAAAattatagagagagagaaatctATAGTGATCAAACAGAGATGAAGTTCTTATTTCAGTGTCCTTGTTGCTCATGCTTCTGCTTCATGAAGACCAAACCAGCAAAGCCAAaggagaaagaagccaaaggtGATTGATGAAGAGGGAGATGATGGATACAATAATCAATGTGGCTGGATAAGGTTCTCTgaatgctctctctctctttctgtgTTTAGGTGAATGCAATGCATTGGTTGTATGTAGCTCTTACCAATAATTATGTGCAATAAATTTGGCCTGAAATGGCTTTTCTTGTTCAAGAGTTGTTGTGGATTACAAGCTCTTTTTGTCTTTGTCAATGTGATTAGTTTTTGAGATACCCATCTCCTCCATTTGTTGTTCCACTGTTACCAGACCAGTCTCTGCAAGAAAACTGAAAAAGGAAAAGGGAATGATCATCTGTTAAGTTGTTAGGAATTGTAGTGCATATGACTTGCTAATTTGTTATGAAACTGAAAAATGAAATAGCAAACACATAAAAGTCCATAAAGCAAGCATATTCATTTTGATTTGCTAGTATGAGAGAAACACAAACATGATGAGAAGTTTCTGCAAGTAAGGATGGATTCAATTGcatttcatttaataatttttaaaagcatGGGGAGGTTcagtagtttttttttcaggtGAAGACAGCCAATTGATCAATCAATCTATGATGGTGATTGAAAGttgtaaaaaaatcattgattgaTTAGTAATGCATGATGCTCTGGTTTGGTCAATTTCATCAAACAGCAAGCAAGAAAGAGAAGTTTACTTCTATTGCTAAATTCCTCAACTCCATTCCTTTTACTATAAGTCTAGGGAGAAGGTATGAagtagaagaaaagagagaaggaaaacaCAAATGAAGATGAACACTTTGATGTGTAATGCATACATATAAACTAATAATGCACTAAATTCAAAGATGAGTTTATACTTTTCATGATCCTGAAAAATGGTACTTCAGAAGGAGAAAATTGGACAACAATGTGTACCAAAAGAGTCCACATGAGTTTGTGGAAAGcactatgaaaaataaataaatatccataGGCTAAAAGATAAACAAGCATGCATATGTAAATGCAAGTGCAGTCATTCAGAGGAGAGGACAATCAAGCATCTGAAGCAATTATCATTAAAAGCCAAAGTTTcataatgaaaatgataaatgCAAGTAATAATCATAAACTGCTTGTGAAACACTTCTAATAATTCCAGAATTGGCAGACTGGTTTGAACCatgagaaaaaaatcattatcaaCAGTAATCAGTCAGCTATAATTCAGATTTAAACTATCATGTGGTATTCTTTCATAAAGGATCAAATCAGCAAAGTTTATAAAGCAAGAATAAGAATATAACAGCTTAAATGGGCCCCTTACATCCAAGAAGCCATCAACcaactaaaaagataaaaaaacttCTATTCCATGAGAAAGGAAGGGAAAAGGAATATAAGCAGGATGTCTTGCAGACAGTAAATGAAAATCGACTCCAGAAAAAGGGACTAGAAAGGGAAAGCCATGTTCATGTTTGAAGAACATGCAACACAAACTTTATGACACATCCTCACAGGATTCCAATTTCCAAAGTAGTTAGACTCAAAAAAGTAATGCCATTGTCCAATGGACCTTTAACACAAACAGTTGCTTCAAACTTAATTTGCAACCAGCTATTAAGGGATCAACATTAGCTTTAAtccttttaataataaaaaagaatcaGGTACAGGGAATCACAATGAGGTAGCTGGAGTGAAGTTTGAAGAACAACATGGTACATTAAGTTGGTTGAATCATTCATGACGGGAAACATTGGCATTACGGTGCTTTTATTTTCGTAGAGATTATGTTTAGTTAGAAAATAAATGATGTCTTTAGAAATGACTAACAATTGCTCAGAGAATACGTAGCTTTTGATGGTTCAATCTGAGAGACTAATGTGATAGTTCTCATTATGCATAGAGGGAGTTAGGTATGTGCAAGAAGACTACTATGAAGCAATGATAAAAACGGTTGAATTTTAACTGAGTAAAAGGAGAAAACAGTATCAGAGAACATGCAGTCACACAAATGCATCTTTTTTTTCATGACTGGAATTACAACTTAACATAACTTCCATGAAACTAAGTGGCAAAGTAACAAATTGCACTAAAGCTAGATTGCT
It encodes:
- the LOC120275081 gene encoding uncharacterized protein LOC120275081, with translation MGSSQSREQDDDVDDHQEDDEDDDDEHERPRSKPHKEKVLEQEPEILPCHPSASPLSPQLSLASTPRLLGPSIKVWDPCNVLLPPPFSNRGFDLDGGDRGTMTEVYLICHGECTVGLRPDLVGGRWPAAGLTGNGERQARALAVLLSSQGVRFSAVYSSPLDRARATAAFVCRELGFLEEQIQSSDALTEMSQGQWEGCLRSDIYTLEMVSLIERTQPDFLPPSGESLRQVEFRMIEFLNKTVLGLPQRLTSGDALMHQNDAKGFSRHSSTNSVQERDTAHMDLVHRLNRPGMQRKISGKSRLQFMTTGENDMEDEFSPREAIQSTGRNPATSIGIFTHATPIKCLLTGILNCSPVMSQKLCVDDSSITVLQHSLRTGWQVKRLNDTAHLRLL